The sequence CCTCGATGGGCTTCAATACCTCCACTCGCTGGCTCCAGCGCTGGGCCTGAGCCGGAAGAGCGGTCGCCCAGAGGACCAATATGCCGGCCACGAGAGCTATGGGCAGCTGTCGGCGGATGCTGATCTCGCGAAAGAATGTTGACATAGTGCGGGGTGGCAATTTGGGTCGGCGTGGAGGGGTGCAGGATAACGATACGTAAACTCACACCGTACCGCGTGCTCGTATCGACCGGAGTGACCGATTCCTTTTTCTTCCCACCACTTCGTCCTATTGCCGCTGACGGTATCATCCTCAGGCGCATGCAAAAAGAATCGGCAGAGAGCGGTCCGCCCTCTGCCGTCTCGACCCGATATGAGGTGAATGATTCCACCCGTGCCATCCACCTATTGTTGATCGGCAAGGATGCGGGTGTGATAGACCTTGTCCTTGTCGTAAATAAACGCTTTAAGTTGGCGCATGAGCACTTTCCGACGCTGATCAAACCCCTCTCGCAGTTTCCGTTCAGCCACGCTGATGACGCGGACATTCTGATCGAGTGCGAGAGAAGGAAAAGAAATCTCATTCACGAAGTAATGGACGGTATCCAGGTTTCGCTCGTCCGGGATCCCCGAATTCCGCAGCACATTCGCAACCAACTCGCGTTCCGCGTCCAGGTAGAGGATCGGAATATCCCCTTCGCCTGAAGACGCCGGTCGGTAGATCAGCTTGATGTCCTGGATCTCCTCGATGAACTCATTGTCGACGACCTCAAACTCGTAGTCGATAAACAGCCGATTCGCGCTGTAGAGACCAACGCCTTCCTCCAGGAGAGAATCCGTCAGCGTCTGGATGTCCATCAACTCTCCCTCCTTGGTGCGCCGCACCTGCAGTGTGTCGCTATTCCGCAGTCGTGCCGCGACCGTATCGATGAATGCGCGAGTCGACTGCCCCGGATTCACGTCCGTCATGACCGTCGCCCGTTGACGCCACTGCTGCGCTTGTGCTGGCTGCAGCGCGCTCATGAGAAAAACACCCATCGCCGCAAACGCGACGATCCGAAAGAACCTCGTGCGGGTCCACTGATGCGTAGCGCGGAGGAAGGATTTCATAACTGATCGTCCATCCGTTCGAAGAATACCGTTCGTGTCCGTTTGTGCGCGGTATTCTTCGCCGACCATGCGGTTTCCCGTCCGCCCAAGTCGTTGAATGACTGTTAGAAATGCTGTGCGCGCTCCGATCCGTTGATTCACAGCACCGGTTGTCTCCGTGCTCCCGCCGCCGGGAACCACATCAAGAGTTCAGAGCCACACCTCCCCGACGCACCGGCCCCGCCGGAAGCTGGATCGTAAAGGTGCTTCCTTCTCCTTTCGTACTTTCCACGTCGATTGTCCCACCCATGAGATCGACCAACCGGCGCACAATCGTCAATCCCAGCCCGCTCCCCTCATGTGAGCGTTCCGTTCCGGTGGACTCCTGTCGGAAGGCGCCAAAAAGTTGAGGGATCGCTGACGGAACCATCCCGATCCCCGTATCCTGAACGACTACAACGACCATGTCATTCTCGGCGCGCACAGAGACGTTGACGCTTCCGCCTCGCTCTGTGAACTTGATCGCATTGTTCACCAGGTTGCCCAATACGCGGAAAAAGGCCATGGCGTCGAGCTGGCCTTCGACTGCATGGTCCGGCATCTCGACATGCAAATCGACTTCTTCCTCCTCGGCCCGAGGCTCCATCAGGGTAATCACCTCGCGGACTTCCTCGATGATGTTTACGGGCTCCGGGTTGAGTTGAAGATTCCCGGCCTCCAAACGCGACAACTGGAGCACGGAGTCGAGCGTCTCCATAAGACGGTGCCCGCTCCGAGAGATGAGGCGGGCAAGCTCATCGTGCGGCGATTGCGCCTCCGTCGCAAGTACATCCGCGAAGCCAAGAATGGCCGTTAGCGGCGTTCGGATCTCGTGACTCATATTCGCAAGGAACGCAGACTTCAGCCGGCTCATCTCTTCCGCCTCCTCCTTGGCTTCGACGAGATCCTCTTGATACTGCTTCTGCCGCATGGCCAGGGCAATCAATCGGCCCACCTCGCGGGCAATGGCGACATCGTCGAAGGTAAAGGCATCCGGTTCATCATGTGCGATATTCAGGGCACCGACCGTGCGATTTTCCACGATCGCGGGAACGGAAATGAAGGACTGAATGCCCATTTTCTCCAATCGATTCAGGAGCGGGGACGACGTCGACAGTGTGTTGAGATCAGACACCCAACCGTCCCGACCGTGCCGAAGGTCATCGTAGGTGTGAAGCCACTCCAACGACAGCACGGTACCCTCATCGATCTCCTCATCACCGGGACTGCGTACGGCCAGCACCTCCGCATACCCTTTCTCTTCATGAAACGCGAGGATGGATGACCGTGTCTGCGAAACTGCGCGGGCGAGCGTATCGAGCGCGACCTGGCAGACGGTTTCAAGATCCGTCGTTTGAAGCGTAGCCTGGCTGATGTCGCTCAGAATTCGTAGTCGCTGGGCCGCAAACCGCAGTACATTCTCCGACTCGACCTGCAATGTCACGTCACGAGAGGATGCTACGTACTCGATTCCCGCATCCGTCTCAGGATCACGAACGAGACGACCGGTCACCTCCAGCCACACGTAGTGCCCATCCTTGTGCAGGAAGCGGACACGCTCCTTGATGCGTGCATCTTCATCAAGGGCACGCCCGATCTGTTGATACAGTCCCAGATCCTCCGGATGCGTGATGTCGATAGCACGCGTCCCCATCAACTCCTCCGGCGTGTAGCCCAGTACGGACTCGACCGAGGGAGAAACGTAGTGGTACGTCGAGTCCATCGCATGGCGCGTGACGATATCGACGGAATGCTCAGCCAGAACGCGATAGAGTTCCTCACTCGCTTCCAGCGCAAACTGCGTCTCCTTGAGGTCTGTGATGTCGACAATGATGTTGTCGTAGAACCGTACATTGGCATCTTCACCGTACGCCGGAAGACTCGTAAGAAGCCCCCAGAACGACGTGCCGTTACGGCGTCGAAAGTGGACCTCCTCCCGATGCAAGAGCCCTTTCTCGCGGCGCTTCTCACGAAGCGTTTTTGCGTGCGAAGGGTTTACCAGTAACTGATCCGCATCGGTCGTACGCAGTGTTTCCGCCGAATACCCGAACAGACTGACCATCCCGGCGTCCGCCGCGAAGACGCCGTGCTCGGAAGTGCTACGATAGCGGCCAACCGTCTGACCAAGATCCCCGACCGTATCGACCGGTTCGCCGACTTCACTCGTTCGCTGGGATGCCCGCTCGACAGAACGATTGGGCCCAACCACCTGCTCCTCCGACGTCTCAATCCGATCGTCATCCCGAGAGACAAACGGAAAAGAGGTCCGCGTCAGAACGAAAACGACGGC comes from Longibacter salinarum and encodes:
- a CDS encoding PAS domain S-box protein, with the protein product MDGRSWMDDIDWYSVVASMSDGVLVCASDGRILECSDGAAAMFGCVPEEAVGRPVHELVGPCLCPDGRAVSPDDPIGFSGESGSFIRGLMRPNRPLQWVEFDPHRPSTHNASTERAPAVVFVLTRTSFPFVSRDDDRIETSEEQVVGPNRSVERASQRTSEVGEPVDTVGDLGQTVGRYRSTSEHGVFAADAGMVSLFGYSAETLRTTDADQLLVNPSHAKTLREKRREKGLLHREEVHFRRRNGTSFWGLLTSLPAYGEDANVRFYDNIIVDITDLKETQFALEASEELYRVLAEHSVDIVTRHAMDSTYHYVSPSVESVLGYTPEELMGTRAIDITHPEDLGLYQQIGRALDEDARIKERVRFLHKDGHYVWLEVTGRLVRDPETDAGIEYVASSRDVTLQVESENVLRFAAQRLRILSDISQATLQTTDLETVCQVALDTLARAVSQTRSSILAFHEEKGYAEVLAVRSPGDEEIDEGTVLSLEWLHTYDDLRHGRDGWVSDLNTLSTSSPLLNRLEKMGIQSFISVPAIVENRTVGALNIAHDEPDAFTFDDVAIAREVGRLIALAMRQKQYQEDLVEAKEEAEEMSRLKSAFLANMSHEIRTPLTAILGFADVLATEAQSPHDELARLISRSGHRLMETLDSVLQLSRLEAGNLQLNPEPVNIIEEVREVITLMEPRAEEEEVDLHVEMPDHAVEGQLDAMAFFRVLGNLVNNAIKFTERGGSVNVSVRAENDMVVVVVQDTGIGMVPSAIPQLFGAFRQESTGTERSHEGSGLGLTIVRRLVDLMGGTIDVESTKGEGSTFTIQLPAGPVRRGGVALNS